Proteins encoded together in one Procambarus clarkii isolate CNS0578487 chromosome 71, FALCON_Pclarkii_2.0, whole genome shotgun sequence window:
- the LOC123745567 gene encoding myosin heavy chain, muscle, translating to MPGHVKKSTGPDPDPTEFLFISREMRIKDQSKPYDAKKSCWVPHPTEGFIEGLITGTKGDLVTVDAGGETKNWKKDLVGQVNPPKYEKCEDMSNLTYLNDASVLYNLKARYVERLIYTYSGLFCIAINPYKRYPIYTNRVVKIYQGKRRNEVPPHLFAIADGAYMNMMQLGDNQSMLITGESGAGKTENTKKVLSYFANVGATEKKPGEAAKQNLEDQIIQTNPVLEAFGNAKTTRNDNSSRFGKFIRIHFQPNGKLAGADIEVYLLEKARVISQQPLERSYHIFYEMMSDQVKEIKPTCFLSNDIYDYHYVSQGKVTVPSIDDAEDMQFCHDAFDILGFSPQEVTDVYKVTAAVMHMGEMKFKQRGREEQAEADGTEVGDKVAKLLGVEGEDLYRNITKPKIKVGAEFVSKGMNVDQCYYSVGALAKGLFDRVFKFLVQKCNVTLETGMKRAMFIGVLDIAGFEIFDYNGFEQICINFCNEKLQQFFNHHMFVLEQEEYKKEGINWVFVDFGMDLQACIELFEKKMGLLAILEEESMFPKATDKTFSEKLNNNHLGKTPVFIKPKPPKAGQSEAHFAIVHYAGTVSYNLTGWLEKNKDPLNDTVVDQLKKSNNELIVTVFLDHPGQSGTGDAKGGRGAKSGSFKTVSSGYRDQLNNLMRTLNATHPHFIRCIVPNETKSPGVTEAGLIMHQLTCNGVLEGIRICRKGFPNRMIYHDFKHRYKILASKEMSEIKDDKKAAKVCFDKSGLDAELYRLGNTKVFFRAGVLGTLEEIRDNRLSLLITWLQSWIRGFKSRKYYKKLQDQRVALLVVQRNLRKFMVMRNWGWYFLWQKIRPTLHVSRIEDEIEELEKQAVKAEAQYEKEVKNRLELEATNATLQEERNSLLVALDSTKGGVAEFLDKQAKLQGQKAELESQLAEATERLHKEEEARNSLAQGKKKFEQEIGNLKKDFDDLDAKIQSLEQDKATKDQQIHTLNDEIAQQEELLNKINKEKKHLQECNQKTAEDLQSIEDKCNHFNKVKSKLEQNLDELEDSLEREKKLRSEVEKAKRKVEGDLKLTLEAVADLERNHRELENTLQRKDKEIASLANKGDEEQGTAIKTQRQIKELQARIEELELEVEQERQSRGKAEKSKAILARELGELGDRLDEAGGATAAQIELNKKRETELVKLRRDLEEINIQHESALNLLRKKHNDAVNELSEQVDYLNKMKARTEKDKESIKRDADDAKAAMDSLARDKAAAEKTNKQLQQQLAEVNSRFDEANRTLNDFDATKKKLAVENVDLLRQVEEAESQINALSKLKLSLTNQLEDAKKFADEEGRERATILGKYRNLEHDIDTLREQLEEEAEGRADIQRQLSKANAEAQMWRAKYESEGLARAEEIEVSRAKLAARLEEAELQIEQLNVKNLSLEKNKQRASAELEELQVAAERAHSLAIAAEKKQKNFDRIISEWKLKVDDLAAELDSSQKECRNYSSELFRVKSAHEENIETLDSVRRENKNLSDEIKDLLDQLGEGGRTYHELEKNNKRLEIEKEELQGALEEAEAALEQEENKVLRSQLELSQVRQEVDRRVQEKEEEFDNTRKNHQRAIESIQASLEAEAKGKAEALRQKKKLESDINELEIALDHSNKANSDLQKHIKKLQIDVKDLELRVEEEQRSASEYREQYGIAERRANAINAELEESRSLLEQSDRGRRQAESELRDVLEQVNSFAAQNNALSLSKRKLEGEMTTLQADLDEMLNESRNSEDKAKKAMVDAARLADELRAEQEHAQTQEKLRKALEVTLKELQVRLEESESTVAKTGKKAVGKLETRIRELEGHLDDESRRHADAQKNLRKCERRIKELTFQSDEDKKNHDKMQDLVDKLQQKIRTYKRQIEEAEEIAALNLAKFRKSQQELEEVEGHA from the exons ATGCCCGGCCACGTCAAGAAGAGCACGGGTCCTGACCCAGACCCCACCGAGTTTTTGTTCATTTCTAGGGAGATGAGAATAAAGGATCAAAGCAAGCCATACGACGCGAAGAAGTCCTGCTGGGTTCCACACCCGACGGAGGGTTTCATCGAGGGCTTGATTACGGGCACCAAGGGCGACCTTGTCACAGTTGATGCCGGCGGTGAGACCAAGAACTGGAAGAAGGATCTTGTTGGTCAGGTCAACCCTCCCAAGTACGAGAAATGCGAGGACATGTCCAATTTGACCTACTTGAACGATGCTTCCGTCCTGTACAACTTGAAGGCCCGTTATGTTGAGAGGCTCATCTACACCTACTCCGGTCTCTTCTGTATCGCCATCAACCCCTACAAGCGCTACCCCATCTACACCAACCGCGTGGTCAAGATCTACCAGGGCAAGAGGCGTAATGAAGTGCCTCCCCATCTCTTCGCTATCGCTGACGGCGCCTACATGAACATGATGCAGC TTGGTGATAATCAGTCGATGCTTATCAC CGGTGAGTCCGGTGCCGGCAAGACTGAGAACACCAAGAAGGTACTCTCCTACTTCGCCAACGTCGGCGCCACCGAAAAGAAACCAGGCGAAGCAGCCAAGCAG AACCTGGAGGACCAGATCATCCAGACCAACCCTGTACTGGAAGCCTTCGGTAACGCCAAGACCACCCGTAACGACAACTCCTCCCGCTTC GGCAAGTTCATCCGTATCCACTTCCAACCCAACGGCAAGCTGGCCGGTGCTGACATTGAGGTCTACCTGCTGGAGAAGGCTCGCGTCATCTCCCAGCAGCCTCTTGAGCGCTCCTACCATATCTTCTACGAGATGATGTCCGACCAAGTCAAGGAAATTAAAC CAACGTGTTTCCTCAGCAATGACATCTACGACTACCACTACGTGTCTCAGGGCAAGGTCACCGTCCCCTCCATTGATGACGCTGAGGACATGCAGTTCTGTCAC GACGCGTTTGACATTCTGGGCTTCAGTCCGCAAGAGGTTACGGATGTCTACAAGGTGACAGCCGCTGTCATGCACATGGGCGAGATGAAGTTCAAGCAGAGGGGTCGCGAGGAGCAGGCTGAGGCCGACGGCACTGAG GTTGGAGACAAAGTTGCCAAGCTTCTTGGCGTTGAGGGTGAGGACCTGTACAGGAACATTACCAAGCCCAAGATCAAGGTCGGCGCTGAGTTCGTGTCCAAGGGCATGAACGTGGATCAGTGTTACTACTCCGTCGGTGCTCTGGCCAAGGGTCTGTTCGATCGTGTCTTCAAGTTTCTGGTCCAAAAATGTAACGTTACTCTTGAGACTGGCATGAAGCGAGCCATGTTCATCGGCGTCCTCGATATTGCCGGCTTTGAGATCTTCGAC TACAACGGCTTCGAGCAGATCTGTATCAACTTCTGTAATGAGAAGCTGCAGCAGTTCTTCAACCATCACATGTTTGTGCTGGAACAGGAGGAGTACAAGAAGGAAGGTATCAACTGGGTCTTCGTCGACTTCGGTATGGATCTGCAGGCCTGCATCGAGCTCTTCGAGAAG AAAATGGGTCTACTCGCCATCCTAGAGGAGGAATCTATGTTCCCCAAGGCCACTGACAAGACCTTCTCCGAGAAGTTGAACAATAACCATCTTGGCAAGACTCCCGTGTTCATCAAGCCCAAGCCACCGAAGGCAGGTCAATCCGAAGCCCACTTCGCCATCGTTCACTACGCCGGTACTGTGAGCTATaacctgactggctggctggagaAGAACAAGGATCCCCTCAATGACACCGTCGTCGACCAGCTCAAGAAGTCTAATAACGAACTTATTGTCACCGTCTTCTTAGACCATCCCGGGCAGTCTGGTACCGGTGATGCTAAAG GTGGTCGCGGTGCAAAATCTGGTTCATTCAAAACTGTGTCTTCTGGATACAGG GATCAGCTCAACAACTTGATGAGGACCCTCAACGCCACTCATCCCCACTTCATCCGATGCATCGTCCCCAACGAGACCAAGTCCCCGG GTGTGACTGAGGCCGGCTTGATCATGCATCAGCTCACCTGTAACGGTGTGCTTGAGGGCATCCGTATCTGTCGTAAGGGCTTCCCTAACAGGATGATCTACCATGACTTCAAGCACCG ATACAAGATCCTGGCTTCCAAGGAGATGAGTGAGATCAAAGACGACAAAAAGGCCGCTAAGGTTTGCTTCGATAAGTCTGGCCTTGATGCAGAGCTCTATCGTCTCGGCAACACTAAG GTGTTCTTCCGCGCTGGTGTCCTGGGTACCCTAGAGGAAATCCGTGACAACCGCCTGTCTTTGTTGATCACATGGCTGCAGTCGTGGATCCGAGGCTTCAAGAGCCGCAAGTACTACAAGAAACTCCAGGACCAGCGTGTTGCCCTCCTTGTTGTCCAGCGCAACCTGAGAAAGTTCATGGTAATGCGCAACTGGGGTTGGTACTTCCTCTGGCAGAAGATCAGGCCCACGCTCCATGTTAGCCGCATTGAGGACGAGATTGAAGAGCTTGAGAAGCAGGCAGTAAAGGCTGAGGCACAATACGAAAAAGAAGTTAAAAACCGTCTGGAACTTGAAGCTACCAATGCTACTCTTCAAGAAGAGAGGAACAGTCTCCTGGTCGCTCTTGATTCTACAAAAGGTGGCGTGGCAGAGTTCCTTGATAAGCAAGCCAAGTTGCAAGGTCAAAAGGCAGAACTCGAGTCTCAGCTTGCT GAAGCCACTGAACGCCTACACAAAGAAGAGGAGGCTCGTAACTCATTAGCCCAAGGCAAGAAGAAATTCGAACAGGAAATAGGCAATCTGAAGAAAGACTTTGACGACCTTGACGCTAAAATTCAAAGTCTGGAACAGGACAAAGCTACTAAAGATCAGCAGATACATACTCTAAATGATGAGATTGCTCAGCAAGAAGAACtgcttaataaaataaataaggaGAAGAAACACCTTCAAGAATGCAATCAAAAGACCGCTGAAGACCTTCAGAGCATCGAGGACAAGTGCAATCACTTCAATAAGGTGAAATCAAAGCTCGAGCAAAACCTTGACGAACTTGAAGATTCTCTTGAACGTGAGAAAAAACTGCGTTCCGAGGTTGAGAAGGCCAAAAGAAAAGTGGAAGGTGACTTGAAATTGACTCTAGAGGCTGTCGCTGATCTTGAACGCAATCACAGAGAGCTTGAGAATACACTTCAACGTAAAGATAAGGAAATTGCTTCACTTGCCAACAAAGGTGATGAAGAACAAGGCACTGCAATTAAGACCCAGAGGCAAATCAAGGAGCTTCAGGCTCGTATTGAAGAGCTTGAGCTAGAGGTTGAGCAAGAGCGCCAGTCTCGTGGCAAGGCTGAGAAGAGCAAAGCTATCTTGGCACGCGAACTGGGCGAACTTGGCGACCGCTTGGACGAGGCTGGTGGAGCCACCGCTGCCCAGATCGAGCTGAACAAGAAGCGTGAGACTGAGCTAGTCAAGCTTCGTCGTGACCTCGAGGAAATCAACATCCAGCATGAATCTGCACTTAATCTCCTTCGTAAGAAGCACAATGATGCCGTAAATGAACTTTCAGAACAAGTTGACTATCTCAACAAGATGAAGGCAAG GACTGAGAAGGACAAGGAGTCTATTAAACGTGACGCTGATGATGCCAAGGCTGCCATGGACAGCCTAGCTCGGGATAAG GCTGCAGCTGAGAAGACAAACAAGCAACTTCAGCAACAGCTCGCCGAAGTTAACAGCCGATTTGATGAAGCCAACCGCACACTCAATGACTTTGATGCTACCAAAAAGAAGCTTGCTGTTGAGAATGTTGATCTTCTGCGCCAAGTTGAAGAAGCCGAAAGCCAGATTAATGCTCTGTCTAAGCTTAAATTGTCCCTTACCAACCAACTAGAAGACGCTAAGAAGTTCGCAGACGAAGAGGGcagg GAGCGTGCAACTATTCTTGGAAAGTATCGCAACTTGGAACATGATATTGATACTCTTCGTGAGCagttggaagaagaggctgaaggTAGAGCGGATATCCAACGTCAACTTTCCAAAGCCAACGCCGAGGCTCAAATGTGGCGTGCCAAGTATGAATCTGAAGGACTTGCCCGCGCTGAGGAGATTGAAGTCTCTCGAGCGAAACTTGCTGCCCGCCTTGAGGAAGCAGAATTGCAGATTGAGCAACTGAATGTCAAGAACCTAAGTCTTGAAAAGAATAAACAACGCGCTAGCGCTGAGCTCGAAGAACTACAGGTTGCAGCTGAACGCGCTCATTCTCTAGCCATAGCCGCTGAAAAGAAGCAAAAGAACTTTGATAGAATAATATCTGAATGGAAACTGAAGGTTGATGACCTTGCAGCCGAACTGGATTCATCCCAGAAGGAGTGTCGCAACTATTCTTCTGAACTTTTCCGTGTTAAGTCAGCCCACGAGGAGAACATAGAAACACTAGATTCCGTTCGCCGCGAGAACAAAAATCTTTCAGATGAGATCAAAGACTTGCTGGATCAGCTTGGTGAAGGAGGCCGCACCTACCACGAACTGGAAAAGAACAACAAGCGCCTTGAGATCGAGAAAGAGGAGCTCCAAGGTGCTCTAGAAGAAGCTGAAGCCGCCCTCGAACAGGAAGAAAACAAGGTGCTCCGTAGTCAATTGGAACTCAGTCAGGTCAGACAGGAAGTTGACAGACGTGtccaagagaaggaggaggaattcGATAACACCCG GAAAAATCACCAGCGTGCTATTGAATCTATTCAAGCTTCTCTGGAAGCCGAAGCAAAGGGCAAGGCTGAAGCTCTTCGCCAGAAGAAGAAGCTGGAATCTGACATTAACGAACTCGAGATTGCCCTGGACCATTCAAACAAAGCCAACTCAGATTTGCAAAAGCACATCAAGAAGCTTCAGATCGACGTTAAAGACTTGGAACTGCGCGTTGAAGAAGAACAACGTTCTGCCTCAGAGTACCGTGAACAATATGGTATTGCTGAACGACGAGCAAATGCTATAAATGCTGAGCTAGAAGAGTCCCGTTCTCTTCTGGAACAATCAGATCGTGGTCGCCGACAGGCAGAATCAGAGCTTCGCGATGTCCTGGAACAAGTGAACAGCTTCGCTGCCCAAAACAATGCACTGTCTCTATCCAAGAGGAAGCTGGAAGGTGAAATGACTACTCTTCAG GCTGACCTGGATGAGATGTTGAATGAATCCAGGAACTCCGAAGACAAAGCCAAGAAGGCCATGGTTGACGCCGCCCGCCTGGCTGACGAACTCCGAGCTGAACAGGAACACGCCCAGACCCAGGAGAAGTTGCGTAAGGCCTTGGAAGTTACTCTTAAGGAACTTCAAGTTCGCCTTGAGGAAAGCGAAAGTACCGTCGCCAAGACTGGCAAGAAGGCTGTGGGTAAGTTGGAAACCCGCATTCGTGAGCTGGAAGGCCATTTGGATGATGAATCCCGCCGTCACGCTgatgcccagaagaacctgaggAAGTGTGAGAGGCGCATCAAGGAACTCACCTTCCAGTCCGATGAGGACAAGAAGAACCACGACAAGATGCAGGACCTTGTTGACAAGCTGCAACAGAAGATCAGGACCTACAAGCGCCAGATCGAAGAGGCCGAGGAAATCGCCGCTTTGAATTTGGCTAAGTTCCGCAAGTCTCAACAGGAACTGGAGGAGGTTGAAGGCCATGCTTAA